One region of Pagrus major chromosome 5, Pma_NU_1.0 genomic DNA includes:
- the LOC140995645 gene encoding uncharacterized protein: protein METSSGHCLKKFVNERLTAAAEEIFGMFEKTLLVYKEEIIRHRRLLGGLTPDIKLERTALPQPSVCKEEVLLDLQQCDSEKSASLDQEDSKPPLIKEELEELCTHQEEQETEALKLSPAFDGSDHSENLTLLLDQSWSEAEREPQTSIPDEGMQSDSETKEKKSSVDTDPERDNDQHVRTGGTQCVCTICGKSFKIRKYLQIHRKIHTGVKPFSCKYCGKEFVCGSSFKRHLRVHTGEKPYECSLCGKRFSVSTTLRVHYRIHTGEKPFKCKTCERAFTTSSNLKQHMTLHILSYSLNMSSVQCLRQFVNERLTAATEEILEVFEKTVKVYEEEINRQRKLLDIVLKPEIKLHRIEISQSVCDDKVLDGQQLCVQERNSSLDQEDPEPPQIKEEQEEQLVLKQESYLFRPTCDRSEDQTLLLDPLPLTNISVKAIKSESDTVGSGLSEPNCDHHLSHNSHRATSQDPERGNQENASSDQKTENKLFKCVFCPEEFNDFCMLKIHRKTHIDDKPFKCDTCGKEFARKIQLKTHMMIHTGLKPFNCGVCGKEFYWKSNCVSHMKTHTGEKPHSCIICGKKFHRGTDLRRHSRTHTREKLVICFHCGKGFSDSLAFNNHVQLHAGEILQLILSYSLNMSSVQCLRQFVNERLTAATEEILEVFEKTVKVYEEEINRQRKLLDIVLKPEIKLHRIEISQSVCDDKVLDGQQLCVQERNSSLDQEDPEPPQIKEEQEEQLVLKQESDLFKFRPTCEGSDCSEDQTLLLDPMPLTIISVEAIKSESDTVGYGLSEPNCDHHLSHNSHRATSQDPERGNQENASSDQKTENKRFKCVFCPEEFNDNLMLRNHKKTHINEKRFKCDTCGEEFARKIRLKTHMMSHTGLKPFNCGVCGKEFCWKSSYISHMKIHTGEKPHSCITCGKKFYRGTDLRRHSRTHTGEKPYSCVHCGKGFSRFSTLTIHVRVHTGEKPYKCSWCGRTFAANASLKIHTKVHTGEPFECNLCGKNFAQHRKLKLHKMIHTWAKQQTGKSSFRKYFDKSFCRKKYLTQSSTMSSAQSMRQFVCDRLTAAAQEILGVFEKKLENCEAEIARQRRLLDSVFTPEIKLHRTELAQLSVNKEGAVLRNRLQTGSSSVQPDPARIKEEQEEMCVSQERQQLAQQQDTNASKVTPACEESVHRDQSQNLDKDQPNKDPPSSDSNKEILSGSDGEGSAVSATNDDNLTHNSQEAESQDHITCTHGGATPTRHNESTTHKTSDDENASATSMEHTSDNQSNDGNTTSTKITEPTPNEKCNDKTTASTRDIECPPTESGNDNTPTSEGNSESTASISSTKLTPNENTTSIRNTEPTPQRKSETTSAKNIKPTPQSKCSDKTTKSTKGTKQTPNVEKRNVEDPTSTENTEQTTNKNRNDEKTTSVTHTESAPKKKGDDKTTASNDENSTSKANGEPTQNKKQNNEKTTSAKSTLSTKPAPKRHSGGKTTSTGSVEPTPRKDCNSENNSATPQEKGDDTSTTSNECTELTPNETYNDENPTSEENSEPKLNRKSQDGRPISTGSFEPAPNKKRNNEKTTSAKSADPTAKRKPNDGKAKLTSSSKPAPNKSNDGSTTSTRSSELTPNKKPKNDNTESTSSKGLTTRKRLKEGSATSVGSSESTPIKKRKDENTPTRNTEQKQSEEHNNESTGSTGSITAPTDKNDGNTSGSSSSNEGETDNPFKCERCGKVMTNFKNYKFHMKSHTVEKTYKCDDCGKMFRESWDLNKHLVVHSVVKPYKCTVCGNGFNRQYNLDLHSRVHTGEKPYKCDVCDKSFSSLVNMKKHKRIHTGVKPYSCSECGKEFADSSAFRNHQRVHSGEKPFKCSYCKREFATGTTLKRHTRIHTGEKPYKCTVCDKLFGHKTDLKGHMRLHTGEKPYKCSTCGEKFSTWLKHSKHKRKHTSEAQSPST from the exons aTGGAAACGTCTTCAGGTCATTGTTTGAAGAAGTTCGTCAACGAGCGTCTGACGGCGGCTGCTGAGGAGATATTTGGAATGTTTGAAAAAACTTTATTAGTATACAAAGAGGAGATCATTCGTCACCGCAGACTGTTGGGCGGACTGACGCCCGACATAAAACTTGAGAGGACAG CTCTCCCACAGCCGTCAGTCTGTAAGGAAGAGGTTCTTCTTGACCTGCAGCAGTGTGACTCGGAGAAGAGCGCCAGTCTGGACCAAGAAGACTCCAAGCCTCCACTGATTAAAGAGGAACTGGAGGAACTCTGCACCCATCAGGAGGAACAGGAGACTGAAGCGTTAAAGTTGAGTCCTGCTTTTGATGGAAGTGACCACAGTGAAAATCTGACTCTACTTTTGGACCAAAGTTGgagtgaagcagagagagaacctCAGACCAGCATTCCAGATGAGGGGATGCAATCTGACtctgaaacaaaggaaaaaaagagctcTGTAGACACAGATCCAGAGAGGGACAACGACCAGCATGTTAGAACAGGCGGGACGCAGTGCGTGTGCACCATCTGCGGGAAAAGTTTCAAAATAAGGAAATACTTACAAATACATAGGAAAATTCACACAGGTGTGAAGCCTTTCAGCTGCAAGTACTGCGGGAAGGAGTTTGTTTGTGGCTCATCTTTCAAGAGGCATCTGCGAGTGCACACTGGGGAGAAGCCTTATGAATGTTCTCTGTGTGGGAAAAGATTTAGTGTCAGCACAACGTTGAGAGTCCACTACAGAATCCACACGGGTGAAAAGCCTTTTAAATGCAAAACCTGTGAAAGAGCGTTCACCACCAGCTCAAACCTGAAGCAGCACATGACTCTACA TATCTTAAGTTATTCCCTCAACATGTCTTCCGTGCAGTGTCTCAGGCAGTTTGTAAATGAGCGACTAACTGCTGCGACTGAGGAAATATTAGAAGTCTTtgaaaaaacagtgaaagtgTACGAGGAGGAGATCAACCGTCAGCGCAAATTACTCGATATCGTTTTGAAGCCGGAGATAAAACTACACAGGATAG AGATATCACAGTCTGTCTGTGATGACAAGGTTCTCGAtggccagcagctctgtgttcaggagaggaactccagtctggaccaagaggacccagagcctccacagattaaagaggaacaagaggagcagcttgtactgaagcAGGAGAGCTATTTGTTTAGGCCTACTTGTGATCGCAGTGAAGATCAGACTCTACTCTTGGATCCACTGCCACTGACCAACATCTCAGTTAAAGCAATCAAATCTGAATCTGACACAGTGGGCTCAGGTCTATCAGAACCCAACTGTGACCACCACCTTTCTCACAACTCTCACAGAGCGACGAGCCAAGACCCTGAAAGAGGAAACCAAGAGAATGCAAGTAGTGATCAGAAAACGGAGAACAAACTTTTCAAATGTGTCTTTTGCCCTGAGGAGTTTAATGATTTTTGTATGTTAAAAATTCACAGAAAGACCCACATTGATGACAAGCctttcaaatgtgacacttGTGGGAAAGAATTTGCAAGGAAGATACAGTTGAAGACGCACATGATGATTCACACCGGGTTAAAGCCCTTCAATTGTGGAGTTTGTGGAAAGGAATTCTACTGGAAGTCAAACTGTGTCAGTCACATGAaaactcacacaggtgagaagccccACTCTTGCATCATCTGCGGGAAAAAGTTCCACCGCGGCACAGATCTGAGGAGGCACAGCCGAACTCACACACGGGAGAAGCTGGTTATTTGTTTCCACTGTGGGAAGGGGTTTTCTGACAGTTTAGCTTTCAACAATCATGTCCAACTGCACGCAGGGGAGATACTACAACT TATCTTAAGTTATTCCCTCAACATGTCTTCCGTGCAGTGTCTCAGGCAGTTTGTAAATGAGCGACTAACTGCTGCGACTGAGGAAATATTAGAAGTGTTtgaaaaaacagtgaaagtgTACGAGGAGGAGATCAACCGTCAGCGCAAATTACTCGATATCGTTTTGAAGCCGGAGATAAAACTACACAGGATAG AGATATCACAGTCTGTCTGTGATGACAAGGTTCTCGAtggccagcagctctgtgttcaggagaggaactccagtctggaccaagaggacccagagcctccacagattaaagaggaacaggaggagcagcttgtactgaagcAGGAGAGTGATTTGTTCAAGTTTAGGCCCACTTGTGAGGGAAGTGATTGCAGTGAAGATCAGACTCTACTTTTGGATCCAATGCCACTGACCATCATCTCAGTTGAAGCTATAAAATCTGAATCTGACACAGTGGGCTACGGTCTATCAGAACCCAACTGTGACCACCACCTTTCTCACAACTCTCACAGAGCGACGAGCCAAGACCCTGAAAGAGGAAACCAAGAGAATGCAAGTAGTGATcagaaaacagagaacaaacGTTTCAAATGTGTCTTTTGCCCTGAGGAGTTTAATGATAATTTGATGTTAAGAAATCACAAAAAGACCCACATCAATGAAAAGCGTTTCAAATGTGACACTTGTGGGGAAGAATTCGCCCGAAAGATACGTTTGAAGACGCACATGATGAGTCACACCGGGTTAAAGCCCTTCAATTGCGGAGTTTGTGGAAAGGAATTCTGCTGGAAGTCAAGCTACATCAGTCACATGAAAattcacacaggtgagaagccccACTCTTGCATCACCTGCGGGAAAAAGTTCTACCGCGGCACAGATCTGAGGAGGCACAGCCGAACtcacacaggagagaagccgTACAGCTGCGTCCACTGTGGGAAGGGGTTTTCTCGCTTTTCAACTCTCACCATTCACGTCCGAGTGCACACAGGGGAGAAACCTTATAAGTGCAGTTGGTGTGGGAGAACGTTTGCAGCCAACGCAAGTTTGAAAATACACACCAAAGTCCACACAGGGGAGCCGTTTGAATGCAACCTTTGTGGGAAGAATTTTGCTCAGCACAGAAAATTGAAATTACACAAGATGATCCATACATGGGCGAAACAACA AACTGGCAAGTCCAGTTTTCGCAAATACTTTGATAAAAGTTTTTGCAGGAAGAAGTATCTCACTCAAAGTTCAACAATGTCTTCAGCTCAAAGTATGAGACAGTTTGTCTGTGATCGGCTAACCGCGGCCGCTCAAGAAATACTGGgagtttttgagaagaaattggAAAATTGCGAGGCAGAAATCGCTCGTCAACGCAGGCTGTTGGACTCTGTCTTCACGCCTGAGATAAAGTTACACCGGACAG AGCTCGCACAGTTATCTGTCAATAAGGAGGGGGCAGTCCTTCGGAACAGGCTGCAGACTGGCTCCAGTTCGGTCCAACCAGATCCTGCACGTATCAAGGAGGAACAAGAGGAAATGTGTGTCAGTCAGGAACGACAGCAGCTTGCACAGCAACAGGACACCAATGCCTCTAAGGTGACTCCAGCTTGTGAGGAAAGTGTCCACAGGGATCAATCTCAGAATTTGGACAAAGACCAGCCAAATAAAGATCCTCCATCCAGCGACTCAAATAAAGAGATATTATCTGGATCTGACGGGGAGGGTTCTGCGGTATCAGCAACAAATGATGACAATCTCACTCACAACTCTCAAGAAGCTGAGAGTCAAGATCACATAACTTGCACCCATGGAGGTGCAACCCCAACTAGGCATAATGAGTCAACAACACATAAGACAAGTGATGACGAAAACGCATCAGCTACAAGTATGGAGCACACATCAGATAACCAAAGCAATGATGGGAACACAACATCAACTAAAATTACTGAGCCAAcaccaaatgaaaaatgtaatgataAGACCACAGCATCAACTAGAGACATTGAGTGTCCACCAACTGAGAGCGGAAATGATAACACCCCAACATCAGAAGGTAATAGTGAGTCAACAGCATCAATTAGTAGTACCAAGCTAACACCAAATGAGAACACAACATCAATCAGAAATACTGAGCCAACACCACAGAGGAAATCAGAAACAACATCAGCTAAAAATATTAAGCCAACACCACAGAGTAAGTGCAGCGATAAGACCACGAAATCAACTAAAGGCACCAAGCAAACaccaaatgttgaaaaacgtAATGTTGAGGATCCAACATCAACTGAAAACACTGAGCAAACAACTAATAAGAACCGTAATGATGAGAAGACAACATCAGTTACACATACCGAGTCAGCGCCAAAGAAGAAAGGTGACGATAAGACCACAGCATCAAATGATGAGAACTCAACATCGAAAGCAAATGGTGAACCAACacaaaataagaaacaaaacaatgagaaGACAACATCAGCCAAAAGTACTTTGAGTACTAAACCAGCACCAAAAAGACACAGTGGTGGTAAAACAACTTCTACTGGAAGTGTTGAGCCAACACCACGTAAGGATTGTAACAGTGAGAACAATTCAGCTACACCACAGGAGAAGGGTGATGATACAAGCACAACATCAAATGAATGCACCGAACTTACACCAAATGAGACATATAATGATGAGAACCCAACATCAGAAGAAAATAGTGAACCAAAACTAAATAGGAAAAGCCAAGATGGGAGACCAATCTCAACTGGAAGTTTTGAGCCAGCACCAAATAAGAAACGTAACAATGAGAAGACAACATCAGCTAAAAGTGCTGATCcaacagcaaaaagaaaacCCAATGACGGGAAAGCAAAATTAACCTCAAGTTCTAAACCAGCACCAAACAAGAGTAATGATGGAAGCACCACATCAACCAGAAGCAGTGAGTTGACACCAAATAAGAAACcgaaaaatgacaacacagaGTCTACAAGCAGCAAGGGGTTGACAACTCGTAAGAGACTTAAGGAGGGAAGCGCAACATCGGTTGGAAGTAGTGAATCAACACCAATAAAGAAACGTAAGGATGAAAATACACCGACCAGAAATACAGAGCAAAAGCAAAGTGAGGAACACAACAATGAGAGCACAGGGTCAACTGGAAGTATTACAGCACCAACAGACAAGAATGATGGGAACACCTcaggtagtagtagtagtaacgAGGGTGAAACTGACAACCCTTTCAAGTGTGAAAGGTGTGGTAAAGTGATGACTAATttcaaaaactacaaatttcaTATGAAATCCCACACTGTTGAAAAGACTTACAAATGTGACGATTGTGGGAAAATGTTCAGGGAGAGTTGGGATTTGAATAAACATCTGGTGGTTCACTCTGTTGTCAAGCCTTATAAATGCACGGTCTGCGGAAACGGGTTCAACCGCCAGTATAATCTGGATCTGCATTCAAGGGTTCACACTGGAGAAAAGCCATACAAATGTGACGTCTGTGATAAAAGCTTCAGCTCATTGGTGAATATGAAAAAGCACAAGAGAATTCACACAGGTGTGAAGCCTTACAGCTGCAGCGAATGCGGGAAGGAGTTCGCAGATTCTTCGGCTTTCAGAAATCACCAGCGAGTCCATTCGGGGGAAAAGCCCTTCAAGTGTTCCTATTGCAAGAGAGAATTTGCTACCGGTACGACTTTGAAAAGGCACACCAGAATACACACAGGTGAAAAGCCATATAAGTGCACTGTGTGTGACAAGTTGTTTGGTCATAAAACAGACCTGAAAGGACACATGAGGTTACATACTGGGGAGAAGCCTTACAAATGCAGCACTTGTGGAGAAAAGTTCTCCACCTGgttaaaacacagcaaacacaagagAAAGCACACAAGCGAAGCACAAAGCCCTTCTACTTAA